A region of Vitis vinifera cultivar Pinot Noir 40024 chromosome 15, ASM3070453v1 DNA encodes the following proteins:
- the LOC100262020 gene encoding uncharacterized protein LOC100262020, whose translation MNRSLGSSKGMGGGGGNSTSKTAGSNTDKEAMDAISSPTGGSILKVSSISESDWREPSLQSCNPMVLQTYGSNRAYDAFHLLQTDTAIQRMVMAISSDNTVWDAVLNNEVVKELRESFYAAENNALPSSAESSADDSVSSSNGISEHSNAATNLLKWIFDGTKTKVKELVEKIIAKDIKKKVFKSYFL comes from the exons ATGAATAGATCCCTTGGGAGCAGCAAAGGCATGGGAGGAGGCGGTGGCAACAGCACGTCGAAGACGGCCGGCAGCAACACTGATAAGGAGGCAATGGATGCAATTTCAAGTCCTACTGGTGGTTCGATACTTAAAGTTTCTTCAATTTCAGAGTCAGATTGGCGAGAGCCGTCACTACAATCATGTAATCCAATGGTGTTGCAGACTTATGGATCTAACAGAGCTTATGATGCTTTCCATTTGTTGCAGACCGACACGGCTATTCAG agGATGGTTATGGCCATATCTTCTGATAATACTGTTTGGGATGCTGTCTTGAACAATGAAGTAGTAAAGGAGCTTAGAGAGTCATTCTATGCAG CTGAAAATAATGCTCTTCCAAGCTCAGCTGAAAGTTCTGCCGACGACAGTGTTTCAAGCTCAAACGGAATTTCTGAACACTCCAACGCAGCGACAAACTTACTGAAGTGGATTTTTGATGGCACCAAGACAAAAGTCAAGGAACTTGTGGAGAAAATCATAGCcaaagatataaagaaaaaagttttcaaatcatattttttatga
- the LOC104881951 gene encoding protein neprosin, which produces MDIKAITSVLFLLIIVDVDGAWSISKEEDMELEKQLKILNKPAIKTIRTDSGQIFDCVDIHKQPSLDHPLLKNHKVQSAKLAANDKQIYGVASILNVYKPTLLSPDQVSGSMIYLSTGFGDDSKSVVSVGWAVMPPVYRDNFTHLFAYWTADNSKTTGCYDILCPGFVQQSHEFALGRTFPGSNYNGSQIDIKVLVSKDSKSGDWYLRVNGASVGYWPKELFRGAFEVAKEVNWGGEIFSPRQPCPPMGSGHFESEGIGGACYISGMRYQTAAGGYFEDIDPELQALVDSPHCYNVSMPSYLSEITGYTFLFGGPGGQC; this is translated from the exons ATGGATATCAAAGCGATCACCAGTGTGttatttcttttgattattGTTGATGTTGATGGAGCTTGGAGCATTTCCAAAGAAGAAGACATGGAATTGGAAAAACAATTGAAGATCCTGAATAAGCCTGCTATTAAAACCATTAGA ACAGATTCTGGTCAAATCTTCGATTGTGTGGACATTCACAAACAACCGTCTTTGGATCATCCTTTGcttaaaaatcataaagttCAG TCTGCAAAGCTTGCTGCAAATGACAAGCAAATATATGGAGTGGCGAGCATATTGAATGTATATAAACCTACACTTCTATCTCCAGACCAAGTTAGTGGCTCTATGATTTATCTCTCCACTGGCTTTGGTGATGACTCCAAGAGTGTTGTAAGTGTAGGATGGGCG gTGATGCCTCCGGTCTATCGCGACAATTTCACTCATTTATTTGCATATTGGACT gCAGATAATAGTAAGACCACGGGTTGTTATGATATTCTTTGCCCAGGATTTGTACAACAAAGCCATGAATTTGCCTTGGGTCGAACATTTCCCGGCTCTAACTACAATGGCTCACAAATAGACATTAAAGTTCTTGTATCCAAG GATTCCAAATCAGGTGATTGGTATCTAAGGGTAAATGGCGCAAGTGTTGGGTACTGGCCTAAAGAGCTCTTCAGAGGAGCATTTGAGGTTGCCAAAGAGGTAAACTGGGGGGGAGAAATATTCAGCCCAAGGCAGCCTTGTCCGCCCATGGGGAGTGGCCATTTTGAGTCGGAAGGTATCGGTGGGGCATGCTACATAAGTGGTATGCGGTATCAAACTGCCGCTGGAGGGTATTTTGAAGACATTGACCCTGAACTTCAGGCTCTTGTGGACAGTCCTCACTGCTATAACGTTTCCATGCCCAGTTATCTTAGTGAAATCACTGGTTATACATTTTTATTTGGGGGTCCTGGTGGccaatgttga